From the genome of Alkalimarinus coralli:
TCGTTCTGCCATTGCTCGATATGCGCCTCTAGCTTTTTGAGCTTCTTCTTGAGACCTGTGGTGGTCGTAAAGCTCTTGCGGCTCGCGCTTCCTTTAAAGAAACTGCCGTCAATAGCAATGCACTGGCCTCCAAACAACGAAAGTTTCTTGCAGAATAAAATAAACTCTTTATGAGTCTCCCGAATCGCACGCCGGTTTTGGCTGCGAAAATTAGCGATCGTCTTATAGCTTGGCTTAAGCCCTTGAACTAACCACATCACCTCTATATTACGGTGGCACTCTTGTTCCAACCGACGACTCGACTTAATGCGGTTTAGATATCCGTAGAGGTAAAGCTTGAGTAACGCACCGGGAGGGTAGGCAGGCTGCCCGCTATTAACCTTGTTTTCTAAGGTATGTTGATAGCCGAGCTTTCCTAAGTCTAAACATTCAACATAGGCATCAAGGGCTCTGATGGGATGCCTCTCATGCACGTAGTCATCCATATGGCTCGGAAACAAATCCCCTTGATCGCGGGAGTGTGTTTTCTTGTATTGTCTTCCCATTTTCTTATATCTTCGAAGTCGTTAGGCGACGATATTATACAGCGGGGAGCCTATGGATACTTTCACAGCCTCGCAGCGGAATCAAGGAGCCCGCCACATTGAAGTTTCAAATAGCCCAACCCTGATTACAGTCGTGCCTCCTTTCATCAAGGCTACAGCTGATGTGCGCTTGCGCACCAAATAATGTTAGAAATCACCCACCGTTACGCTTAAATAAGTGCCATTTTACTCTGACCTGTTATTAAACAACCAGAATGGCTTAGTTTTGAGAGTGATTTGAGGTAGCGGAAATAGCAGTCGCGGCAAGGTCTATACTTAACTGAATAGTATGAGGGTTTATTATGGCTCATAGTGTTCTCGACCTGTTCTCAATTGGCATAGGGCCATCCAGCTCCCACACCGTTGGCCCTATGCGTGCGGCCTGGCAGTTTTTGCAGTCACTTCCCCCCGATACAAGCCGAGTTATCTGCGAGCTATATGGGTCGCTTGCCTTGACCGGTAGGGGCCATGGCACCCAAAACGCCATCATATTTGGCTTATCTGGCTTGCGACCCGAGACAGTGACACCTTCAGAGCAAGCAGCGGCCATCACGCAAGCCTATCATCACCAGCAATTAAGCTATGATGACCGAACTTTCCTCACATTCAGCCCAGACAAAGATATCGTCTTTCTGACCAGCGAATTAATGCCTCTGCACGCCAATGGGCTGATGTTTAAGGCGTACAACGCCCATAACGAGGAGATTCATAGCCAGGGATACTACTCAGTCGGCGGCGGGTTTATCTGCGATGAATCGGGAACTCCTGTTGGCTCAGATTCAACATCAGCTGACTGCCCCTTCCCTTTTTGCTCTGCCGCAGAGCTGATCAAACATTGCAGACAGGCACAGTGCTCAATCAGCCAGCTGATATGGCAAAACGAGCGTTGCTGGCGATCAGAGTCAGACCTGAAGCAAGGCTTATTAGAGGTCTGGAACGCCATGAACAACAGTATCGAGTCGGGTTTGCACACCGAGGGCGTTTTACCGGGAGGGCTGGCGGTTAAACGCCGAGCCCCCAAACTCTTTGAAGCGCTAGTCAAGACGAAACAAGCCCAACCGGTCAAAACCGATATTCTTGACTGGTTAAGTGTTTATGCCATGGCAGTCAACGAGGAGAATGCCGCTGGCGGGAAAGTGGTAACAGCCCCCACAAACGGTGCCGCCGGAATCATCCCCGCAGTATTGAAGTACTACATAGAGCATCTGGCTCCCCGTCAGGAGCAGACAATCATCGACTACCTGTTAACGGCAGGTGCCATTGGCATTTTATACAAAGAAGGTGCGTCTCTCTCGGCTGCTGAAGTCGGCTGCCAGGGAGAGGTGGGCGTGGCCTGTTCAATGGCAGCTGGCGCACTCACTGCCATTCAGGGCGGCTCAATATGGCAGGTTGAGAACGCGGCTGAAATTGGCATGGAGCATAATCTGGGGTTAACCTGCGACCCGGTGGGTGGTTTAGTACAGATCCCCTGTATTGAGCGTAATACCATGGGGGCAGTTAAAGCAGTTAACGCCGCGAGGCTGGCACTTAATTCCGATGGCCGCCACGTAGTATCGCTTGATAAAGTAATCGCAACCATGATGCGGACGGGTAAAGATATGCAGCACCAATATAAGGAAACATCATTGGGAGGCTTGGCAATACAGGTCAATACGCCTGAATGCTAGTTAGTACGGCTATTAACAACACTGCTTTTAACAACAAAAGATCGCATTATGCGATCTTTTGTTGTAATCTGATTATTAATGCTAACTAGTTTCCATTCAGAAATATATAGGCATTGTTCCTGTTGTCATTCCCGCGAAGGCGGGAATCCAGTCATTTCAATGAGTTATGGTTCCCCGCCTTCGCGGGGATGACAGTGTGAAAGTATATCTGGATGGGCTCTAACTAAGGGTGATACTCAATCATGGCAAAATCCGTACGTTTAAGTGATGAACTGGTCAATACAGCCAGCCAGGAAGGCCGATTTTTAAAACGGTCTGCAGCAGGCCAAATAGAATATTGGGCTGAAATTGGCAAACTGGTTGAACAGACGGGGTGTTTTAGCCTATCGCGTATTCGTAGCTTTCAGGAAGGCCATGTATCCATTGACGATCTAACGCCGGATGAGCGTATAGCCGCTTCTCGAAGCTTGTTCGACCAACTGGCAGAAGCGCCTAACCGTGAAGGTGTCATTAATGAGCTAAAGAACTCTGAACACCCTTATTATTCAGCAAGCAATGGACAGGTAACAGCATCAACTGATGATTAGTTAACCGCAGAAATAACCCGCAATAGTACATTTTAGAATTAAAGGAATACCACCATCAACAGTAAACCGGTC
Proteins encoded in this window:
- a CDS encoding L-serine ammonia-lyase, translated to MAHSVLDLFSIGIGPSSSHTVGPMRAAWQFLQSLPPDTSRVICELYGSLALTGRGHGTQNAIIFGLSGLRPETVTPSEQAAAITQAYHHQQLSYDDRTFLTFSPDKDIVFLTSELMPLHANGLMFKAYNAHNEEIHSQGYYSVGGGFICDESGTPVGSDSTSADCPFPFCSAAELIKHCRQAQCSISQLIWQNERCWRSESDLKQGLLEVWNAMNNSIESGLHTEGVLPGGLAVKRRAPKLFEALVKTKQAQPVKTDILDWLSVYAMAVNEENAAGGKVVTAPTNGAAGIIPAVLKYYIEHLAPRQEQTIIDYLLTAGAIGILYKEGASLSAAEVGCQGEVGVACSMAAGALTAIQGGSIWQVENAAEIGMEHNLGLTCDPVGGLVQIPCIERNTMGAVKAVNAARLALNSDGRHVVSLDKVIATMMRTGKDMQHQYKETSLGGLAIQVNTPEC
- a CDS encoding ParD-like family protein, which produces MAKSVRLSDELVNTASQEGRFLKRSAAGQIEYWAEIGKLVEQTGCFSLSRIRSFQEGHVSIDDLTPDERIAASRSLFDQLAEAPNREGVINELKNSEHPYYSASNGQVTASTDD